The Aythya fuligula isolate bAytFul2 chromosome 2, bAytFul2.pri, whole genome shotgun sequence genome contains a region encoding:
- the MAFA gene encoding transcription factor MafA, with amino-acid sequence MASELAMSGELPTSPLAIEYVNDFDLMKFEVKKEPAEAERLCHRLPAGSLSSTPLSTPCSSVPSSPSFCAPSPGGQPPAGPPTASSSLGSKPQLEELYWMSGYQHHLNPEALNLTPEDAVEALIGAPHHHHQHHHHHPPQGYEAFRPPAFGGEELAPGSHHHHHHHHHHHHLRLEERFSDDQLVSMSVRELNRQLRGFSKEEVIRLKQKRRTLKNRGYAQSCRYKRVQQRHILENEKCQLQGQVEQLKQEVARLAKERDLYKEKYEKLAARGFPREPSPAAAPKAAADFFM; translated from the coding sequence ATGGCCTCGGAGCTGGCCATGAGCGGCGAGCTGCCCACCAGCCCCCTCGCCATCGAGTACGTCAACGACTTCGACCTGATGAAGTTCGAGGTGAAGAAGGAGCCGGCGGAGGCCGAGAGGCTGTGCCACCGCCTGCCCGCCGGCTCCCTCTCCTCCACCCCTCTCAGCACCCCTTGCTCCTCCGTGCCTTCCTCGCCCAGCTTCTGCGCCCCGAGCCCCGGGGGGCAACCCCCGGCCGGTCCCCCCACCGCCTCCTCCTCTTTGGGCTCCAAACCGCAGCTGGAGGAGCTCTACTGGATGTCGGGCTACCAGCACCACCTCAACCCCGAGGCTCTCAACCTGACCCCCGAGGACGCGGTGGAGGCGCTGATCGGcgccccccaccaccaccaccagcaccaccaccaccacccgcCGCAGGGCTACGAGGCTTTCCGCCCCCCGGCTTTCGGAGGCGAGGAGCTGGCGCCGggctcccaccaccaccaccatcaccaccaccaccaccaccacctgcgGCTGGAGGAGCGCTTCTCCGACGACCAGCTGGTGAGCATGTCGGTGCGGGAGCTCAACCGGCAGCTGCGGGGTTTCAGCAAGGAGGAGGTGATCCGCCTCAAGCAGAAGAGGAGGACCTTGAAGAACCGCGGCTACGCGCAGTCCTGCCGCTACAAGCGGGTCCAGCAGCGGCACATCCTGGAGAACGAGAAGTGCCAGCTCCAGGGGCAGGTGGAGCAGCTCAAGCAGGAGGTGGCCCGCTTGGCCAAGGAGAGGGATCTGTACAAAGAGAAGTACGAGAAGCTGGCGGCCCGGGGTTTCCCCCGGGAGCCATCCCCGGCAGCCGCCCCCAAAGCCGCCGCCGACTTCTTCATGTGA